A single region of the Lycium barbarum isolate Lr01 chromosome 2, ASM1917538v2, whole genome shotgun sequence genome encodes:
- the LOC132627399 gene encoding probable ATP synthase 24 kDa subunit, mitochondrial: MALASRLLSRSTRHLCAGQVVLRPEHAVAVRSFAKEAAAPTALKGDQVLKDIFYEVKNKLETAIGVLRKEKITIDPEDTAAVSEYAKVMKSVRQKANLMSESQIIKFNIEVETHEIPDARSYLQKLKEMRVKRGLIDAQGIEDLQMAALDKVEKEIKKPLMRNDKKGIALLTAEFDKINQKLGIRKEDLPKYEEQLELKIAKAQLEELKKDALEAMETQKKREEFKDEEMPSVKSLDIRNFI; this comes from the exons ATGGCACTTGCTTCTCGCTTACTCTCCAGATCCACTCGCCAC TTATGTGCTGGTCAGGTTGTTCTTCGACCCGAGCATGCAGTTGCAGTTCGTTCCTTTGCCAAAGAAGCTGCAGCTCCCACTGCACTGAAGGGAGATC AGGTGTTGAAGGACATCTTTTATGAGGTTAAGAACAAGCTTGAGACAGCAATTGGTGTCTTACGAAAGGAGAAGATCACCATAGATCCTGAAGATACTGCTGCTGTATCTGAGTATGCAAAAGTGATGAAGTCTGTAAGACAAAA GGCTAATCTCATGTCAGAGTCTCAAATTATTAAGTTCAATATTGAAGTAGAAACACATGAAATTCCAGATGCTCGCTCCTATTTGCAGAAACTGAAGGAGATGCGTGTCAA GAGGGGCCTTATTGATGCGCAAGGCATAGAGGATTTGCAGATGGCAGCTTTGGATAAGGTTGAGAAGGAAATCAAAAAGCCACTAATGAGGAACGACAAAAAGGGAATAGCTCTTCTTACAGCTGAGTTCGATAAGATCAACCAGAA GCTTGGCATTCGTAAAGAAGATCTGCCCAAATACGAAGAACAGTTGGAGCTTAAGATTGCGAAGGCACAATTAGAAGAACTGAAAAAGGATGCTCTTGAAGCAATGGAAACTCAGAAGAAGAG GGAGGAGTTCAAGGATGAGGAGATGCCCAGTGTGAAGTCTCTGGACATCAGAAACTTCatttaa